The following nucleotide sequence is from Chelonia mydas isolate rCheMyd1 chromosome 5, rCheMyd1.pri.v2, whole genome shotgun sequence.
GGAATTGGTACCGTGGCCCCTTATAACTCACCCCACAAGTGATCTGCATTCCTGGCCAAATTAACAAGATCCAGGTAGCATGGAGGTGCTCCACCATTACCTGAAATTCCATACCCAGTGCTATGGGGCAAGAGGCAGGTCAGGTCCCCCAGCTCATGTTATTGATAAAAGTTCTAAGCTGCACAAGCACAGTGATGTCAGCCTCATTCCACCATCCTTACTTCTGACAAACATCAACCAAAGGTTTCTCCCTCCAGTCCTGACCAACCCTCCCTTTCCTCACCTCCCAGTGGTGTGGAAGAGCTACCTACTGCCATCGCTCCCTTCTCCCATCACCACTGCCTCCTGCCCTCAACTTTCACACTTGGCCAAAGTGCAGACCCaccagaggagcagcagcacgTGTTAAATCCTCATTGACTTTCACCACCCCACTCCGTCGATAGCTGGGAGTGCTTGCGAAGCGAACAGGTGCATTGTGTGCTGTGCTCCCATGATGCCACTAGGACTAAGAGAGGGATGAACATCGGTGGTCTGATCCTAAGCCAACAAGCACACATACATTTCGAGACTTTTCTCCACTATCGTTAACATTTTTCTCCTGTGTCCACCCCAGAATACAGCATGGTCTGGATGAACAAGAACAGAACTGGTTCTCTGTTCTAATCCTGGCCCTGCTAGTGACTCCatatgtgaccttgggaaagccaTTTTAccccgcctcagtttccccatcggtaAAGCGTGAACAATACCTATCTGCCTATCTCACAGGGATGCTATGAAAATTAATTAGCCAGTAATTGCACAGCTCTTTGaatatgcaaagtattattactgACCTTCTTTTGCCTCTTTTCTCCTCTCAATCTGCCATTGGTTGCCACTGCCCTGGTCCCATGGTTGCTCCAGTCCCAGCACAGTGTGCCCCCACAGCAGGCAAATTAAGTGAAACTTAGTGATAATAAGTCTCACCTTGCCTTGGAACTGGTGCAAGAGTACAGAGAAGAGAAGCAAGGATCCAGCTGTATTTCCACTCCCGCAGGGTAAGGGCAACAATTAGGGCAGCATATGAACCTGGCTGGCCTGGTTGGGGTGAAAGAAGGCATACATGGGAGTGGGACCCTCTGGTCTCAGGCATGAGTTTTCACAACCTCTGCTGTTGCATCCGTGTTCTCACAGCATATGTGCACTTTGACCAGAGAGGAGAACAGTCATGCCAGGCCCAGAAGTGTTTGGCTCAAGTATTATAGAATGCAAagctattttacagatgaacCAGAAGGCTGAGACCCGAGTTTGGGGTTCTGCTGGCTTCCCGCAGCCATGGATTGTATCTCTTGACCCGCAACTGTGTAGGGAGATACATTTGCATTTCTGCTTTATGGGCTCAGTTTTACCTGCCTGGGGAAATACTCATGGATGGCAACAACTGCTCCAGAGAACTGTGTGGAGTTCACCTcagagattcctttgtaactaaCCCAATAGAGGAAGTTGCTGTGCAGACCCATGGATaaagtgtgtctgtctgtctgtgtctcaccCCATGGTGCCTAGGGATCCAGGAGAAAGGAAACTCCCAATCCAACGGCagctcaggctccagctgtgctgctgctcgGCCCTCTCAACACCCCACGCTGGAGCAAAACCCTCCTCGAAGAAGTGCAGTGCAGGACTACCTTGGCTGTGGTTACTCCCTCAGCTCGCGCTGGAGGGCAGGCGCAGAGCTTGATGTCCAGCGGCGCTGAGCACTGGCGGGTCCCACTTACATCAGAGTTGTGCTCGGCACCTCAGACTTTCAGAGCCACGCGATGAGCAGCagcctctttcctctcccagaACGTTCTCTTCCCCTGATGCAAGACACAAAccggggctggctgctgggaggaggaagctggCTGAGGGGTATTATGGATCCCCTTGTTTTGTCTGACTTTCATCCTGGAATGGACTGAAAATGATAGGACTTGGCACTTTCCCACAGAGCTCTGAGAGGTTCGCCCTGGACTAGGCAGTGGGGAATCCATCTCCCAGACACCAGCTAACCGCTTTTATTAACGAGGAAGTGGCTCTGGAAATTTAACAACTAAGTAGATGAGGATAACAAGAAGATTCCTCTCATTGGACCAACAAATAATTTAGAATCCACAAGCTTTCAGGACAAAAGGTTCCTCCAGTCACTTCTTCCAAAGAAGGGGATTATTAGCACTGAAAGTTTGggtattattaaatattatttcttgGTTCAATAAAAGCTGTCAACATGTTATCTGCCTCTCCCAAAGCCACAGAATTGACCATAAATATTTTCTGCACATATAAACAAAATCACTGATATTACCAAAGGgaagtgaaacactggaacgagCCATCACACCCCCACGGTACAACAAAGCCCACACACATTTCAGTGAAAGTTCAAAAATCAAGGAGACCTGGAGAAATCAAAACCACTTCCCACTGCCCATAAAATGAGGCACAGCTTCCTTTGAAACCTGCCTTCTTCCTGCTGTGCGATAAACTGGAGGAGTTTAAGTTACAGCCTGTAACCACCACCTTTCATACCGATATGCAATGAGAGGAAAAGAAGAGGGACAAGTCTCTGGAACACAAACCCACAACAAGTCTGCCCACCCACATGATGATCAGAGCTGGGCAGTAAGAAATCCAAAGGTCAGCAGAGCTTACTGATATTTGCAATCTTGCTACATGCTCTCACCTCCCAACAAACCGTTCTAAACTAAGCCAGCCTGAGTAATCTTCTAACCACTTGATTTCAGTATTGCCCTCCCCTTGCTACTCCTTACCTCACTTAAGCCAGATCTTCTCTGAACCTCACGCTGATAAACACGACGTTCCCTTATCCCTTAGGATAATCACACAGCTTTGCGATTTGCAAGAagttagaaataataaaaataaattgttaaatCAAACTTTCTCTAAAGTGCAGTTCTACCTTGAAAAGTGACTAAGGAAAAATGTCGCATCCACAGTTAGCAGCATCAGTAGCCATCATAAAGACTTGGGCACAGACaagatttggattttttttcctccagaggaTAGTTGCTCACTTTCCCCCCTCTTCGTCTTTtcatggggggagaggagagggggcaaAGGGACCATGGATAACAGTCCACACTGTgatcctgattctccactgccttgcattaTGCACAGCCATTAGagaagtggatgtaaaatgccaCCATCGTGGGTAGGTTTTTATGCTCACTTTGTATAGGTGTCAATGGCTACTTAAGATGCAAGGGAGTGAAGGTTCAGACCTGATTGGCCTCAGATAGGCTACTATGGTATTGTTGCCCTTGCTGTTGCCACCCCTAAATAATTAAGCTAAGTGGCTTACCAGGGATGAGTGGCTGGGCtgaaaagatttttaattttttttttttttaaaagcaagcaatCATTTCATCTTTTGACATGCTACTCCTGTGGAATGCCTGACATCTCCCCAGCAGCACTCCAGGGCCTAACACTCTGAGTTCAAGAGCCATTACTATTAGGAAAAGAAATGGGGCATTCCAGGCACACAGAGTGAAATACGGTTTGTGGCTCTAGGCTTTGCTTGGACTCACCCACACTAGTAGGGAATATGTCCTCATTGTTGATCTGCACCTCGATCCAGTCCATGAGAAGGTTCATATACTGGGGTGCTGGCAATGCAGTGGGCTTCTTGTACTTCAAGTCATCCTGCCACCGGTACTCATACTTAGGGCCCCCAGACATCACCGGGCAGGTCCTCTCTGTGCAGAACTCACAGATAGTTCCATAGATCAGGTTGATCCTGTTGAAAAAGTCAACCACGTGAACTGCCACCCAGTCATTTAAGTCTTCTCCATTGGGCAGCTGCACAGCTGCTTTCAGGTCCACTCCCGAGTTCAGTGAGGCCTGTGCTCGTTTATGGAGCTCAAACCTCTGGGTCCCAGGTTCAAATTTGCGTTTGGGACGGAAGGTCTTGTCCTTATTAAAAACTTGCTTGAGGGCTATGGACATGTCTGGTAATTTTCTGCCCTCTAGCAAATGGCGAAGATTTAACGTATATATCCAAAGCGAAGACTTTCCTGTCGCAGGTCCCACTCTCGTCACACAAATTGTTGTCAATGACTATGCAGTTCaccagctcttcctcttgaaagCCCAGAAGACCTCATGTTCCTAAAGACATGGAAAGGTATGTTAGTGTTAAGCCCAGTTCGGGCCTTGTCAATTTGCTACTGTTTTATCATCATGCTCAAAACCATGGGAAGCATATTTTTGGGGAGCTGAAAAGCAAATTTCCAAAACGTaccagccaaaattttcaaaagcgactaggtattttgggtgcctccaatTTTTAGTGCCCATTGTGAAAacccttaaaggggcctgatcttCAGCATGCACTGAACACCTGGCCACTTtaaaatgtctcaagttgggcacccaaatcccaaggctctcaaaatcactagtcactagCAAAAGGGGGAACGAAATGTGTCATGTATAATACATTCCCAGGCTCTTACTGCATCCATAATTTGGGAACATACCTTTCAGTTGTGCTTAATTTTACAGTGATCATGTctcctttatttaaaatttaaccAAGAGTAATATTGTATCTCAGTTTAGAATGTGGTGTCTAATTGTTCATAAACAACACACAGTATCTATACAAAACCTTAATGATAAATCCATGCTCTCCTTTCTGTGTCTACAGATTACAAGTATTTATTTGCAGTATTTGCTgcactttaatttttaattaaattagtaTTATTAGTATTAATATTAGTAGTATTTTTAATTAGTGAACCTAATCATTTTACATATCCTTTAGGATCTAATGAGATGAAACCTATACGACTGTATAGAaataattcttaaaatgtgtaCGATAAATGGAGAATGACATCCTTTATATTGCTCTTTTGAACCATTCTGTGTAACTCTATAGCACAGTCTTACTTTTCTATTAAATCCTTtactgtggtttaaaaaaaaaaaatctatgaaaagatTGTCACTTTCTATAAAACTCTGTAGGACTTCTCCACAAGAGAATGCTATGCATATTGGTCCCCAAGAGTTTGTGGTGTGTTTTCTGAATAGGTCTGACAGGACACCATTTATGGTTTTCATAGTTAGCCTGTCTGAGGGAGAAACTGTTCCTTCCACAACTGCGTTCTATGAACTTGTGCCCAGGGATTATCATCATAAGTAAATGAAGCATAGTAATAGCTGATGTGGTGGTTAGTAGCTAGTTTAATGGGATTTTTTCTTGAGTAACATGTAAGGGCTTTACGAATAAATCTCTAGAGAGGGGGCATTTCATGCAGTGTGTTATTGAAATACAACAACAGACTTCAAATATGCATAAAACTACAAAACTCTTGTACCATTAACTTCTAATGAATTCTCTTTAGGGGATTATGCTGCTCCACTGTTTTCCTCAAGACATACA
It contains:
- the MOB3B gene encoding MOB kinase activator 3B isoform X2, whose product is MSIALKQVFNKDKTFRPKRKFEPGTQRFELHKRAQASLNSGVDLKAAVQLPNGEDLNDWVAVHVVDFFNRINLIYGTICEFCTERTCPVMSGGPKYEYRWQDDLKYKKPTALPAPQYMNLLMDWIEVQINNEDIFPTSVGVPFPKNFLQICKKILCRLFRVFVHVYIHHFDRIIIMGAEAHVNTCYKHFYYFVTELNVIDRKELEPLKEMTTRMCH
- the MOB3B gene encoding MOB kinase activator 3B isoform X1 → MSIALKQVFNKDKTFRPKRKFEPGTQRFELHKRAQASLNSGVDLKAAVQLPNGEDLNDWVAVHVVDFFNRINLIYGTICEFCTERTCPVMSGGPKYEYRWQDDLKYKKPTALPAPQYMNLLMDWIEVQINNEDIFPTSVGVPFPKNFLQICKKILCRLFRVFVHVYIHHFDRIIIMGAEAHVNTCYKHFYYFVTELNVIDRKELEPLNNLKPRSTDIVSQDDMSIIIARRHWRWTGHVLRVEIDSFTRVAIRWTPEGK